From Bradyrhizobium diazoefficiens, the proteins below share one genomic window:
- a CDS encoding alpha/beta hydrolase codes for MSVVKILPRTEEPVLPAPSVAPLAGVAPSATTAPTSATKSASEPYLFDRTFHAMLARFTGGISPSALLLAWLDWSSHLAAAPQRRMDLAGNVLRDTSRFLKAVAHATSPGQTPWSVIRPEGQDRRFKQPQWEAPPFNLLAQAFLLGERWWHDAATGVRGVSRANEAIVEFSVRQMLDMLAPSNFVMTNPEVLEKTFQSGGENFVFGWQNWCGDLMRMLSAAKPVGNEQFVVGKTVAASPGKVVYRNELIELIQYYPTTAKVQAEPILIVPAWIMKYYILDLSPQNSLVKYLTDQGFTVFAVSWRNADARDRDVAFDDYRRLGVMAALDAIGRILPGQKIHALGYCLGGTLLSIAAAAMARDGDERLGTVTLLAAQTDFTEAGELTLFINESQVAFLEDMMWQRGYLDTAQMSGAFALLRSNDLIWSHLSHDYLMGEAAPLSDLMAWNADATRLPYRMHSEYLRKLFLDNDLAEGRYRVEGQSISLSDIHVPMFVVGTLGDHVAPWRSVHKLHYQVDADLTFLLTSGGHNAGVVAPPDEPGHNYQVMTKAADGPYVGPDEWLKLAPHVEGSWWPEWTRWLIARSGEPCDPPPIGYGDIDSLPDAPGDYIHI; via the coding sequence ATGAGCGTTGTGAAAATCCTTCCTCGGACCGAAGAGCCGGTGTTGCCGGCGCCTTCCGTTGCCCCCCTTGCGGGCGTCGCTCCATCTGCGACGACTGCCCCGACCTCAGCCACCAAATCCGCATCAGAACCCTACCTTTTCGACCGCACGTTCCATGCGATGTTGGCGCGGTTCACGGGCGGGATTTCGCCGTCGGCCTTGCTGCTCGCCTGGCTCGATTGGAGCTCCCATCTTGCCGCGGCGCCGCAGCGACGGATGGACCTCGCTGGCAACGTCCTTCGTGACACCAGCCGTTTTTTGAAAGCCGTCGCGCACGCGACGTCACCGGGGCAAACGCCCTGGTCCGTGATCCGACCGGAGGGACAAGACCGCCGTTTCAAGCAGCCGCAATGGGAGGCTCCGCCCTTTAATCTGCTTGCGCAAGCGTTCCTGCTCGGAGAGCGCTGGTGGCACGACGCCGCGACCGGCGTTCGCGGCGTCTCGCGGGCGAACGAAGCCATCGTCGAATTCTCGGTGCGCCAGATGCTCGATATGCTGGCGCCGTCGAATTTCGTAATGACCAACCCGGAGGTGCTGGAGAAGACGTTTCAGAGTGGAGGAGAGAATTTTGTCTTCGGTTGGCAGAACTGGTGCGGCGACCTGATGCGGATGCTCTCGGCTGCCAAACCCGTCGGCAACGAGCAGTTTGTCGTCGGCAAAACGGTTGCGGCCTCTCCTGGCAAGGTCGTCTACCGCAACGAGCTGATCGAACTGATCCAGTACTATCCGACGACCGCGAAAGTGCAGGCCGAGCCGATCCTGATCGTGCCGGCCTGGATCATGAAATACTATATTCTCGATCTGTCGCCGCAAAATTCGCTGGTCAAATATCTCACCGATCAGGGCTTTACCGTGTTTGCGGTCTCATGGCGCAACGCGGATGCCAGGGATCGGGATGTTGCGTTCGACGACTATCGCAGGCTCGGCGTAATGGCCGCGCTGGATGCGATCGGCCGAATCCTGCCCGGGCAGAAGATCCATGCGCTCGGCTATTGTCTGGGCGGCACCTTGCTGTCGATCGCTGCCGCCGCGATGGCGCGCGACGGCGACGAGCGTCTCGGCACCGTCACTCTCCTTGCCGCGCAGACCGACTTCACCGAGGCCGGCGAGCTGACGCTCTTTATCAACGAAAGCCAGGTTGCCTTCCTCGAAGACATGATGTGGCAACGAGGCTACCTCGACACGGCACAGATGTCCGGCGCGTTCGCGCTGCTGCGTTCGAACGATCTGATCTGGTCGCATTTGTCGCACGATTATTTGATGGGCGAGGCGGCACCGCTCAGCGATCTGATGGCCTGGAACGCCGATGCGACGCGACTGCCCTATCGCATGCATTCGGAATATCTGCGCAAATTGTTCCTTGACAATGATCTCGCCGAAGGACGTTACCGTGTCGAGGGCCAAAGCATTTCGCTTTCCGACATTCATGTGCCGATGTTCGTGGTCGGCACGCTCGGCGATCACGTCGCGCCGTGGCGGTCCGTGCACAAACTCCACTATCAGGTCGATGCCGACCTGACCTTCCTGTTGACCAGCGGTGGCCACAATGCCGGTGTCGTCGCGCCGCCCGACGAGCCTGGACACAACTATCAGGTGATGACCAAGGCCGCTGACGGGCCCTATGTCGGTCCGGATGAATGGCTGAAGCTGGCGCCCCATGTCGAGGGATCGTGGTGGCCGGAATGGACCCGCTGGCTCATCGCGAGGTCCGGCGAGCCCTGTGATCCGCCGCCGATCGGGTATGGAGACATCGATAGCCTGCCGGATGCACCCGGCGACTACATCCACATTTAG
- a CDS encoding CBS domain-containing protein, with amino-acid sequence MRAHQIMTRSVISVTPDTSIVDAANIMLKRHVSGLTVVDDSGKLVGVVSEGDFIRRSEIGTGRKRGRWLRFILGSGKTASDFVHEHGRKVSEVMTASPVTITEDTALAEIVDLMERNNVKRLPVVRGDKVVGIVSRANLLQTVAGLAREVPDPTADDDHIRGHIIDAMEKHEWCPFGLNVIVRDGVVHLSGVITEERARQAAVVAAENVDGVKKVHDHLCWVDTMSGVYLNSPEDDDLAKAS; translated from the coding sequence ATGCGCGCCCACCAGATCATGACCCGGTCGGTCATCTCGGTCACGCCCGATACCAGCATCGTCGATGCGGCGAACATCATGCTGAAGCGTCACGTCAGCGGCCTCACCGTGGTCGACGACAGCGGCAAGCTGGTCGGCGTGGTCTCGGAGGGCGACTTCATCCGCCGTAGCGAAATCGGCACCGGGCGCAAGCGCGGCCGCTGGCTGCGGTTCATTCTCGGCTCGGGCAAGACGGCCAGCGATTTTGTCCACGAACACGGCCGCAAGGTATCGGAAGTCATGACCGCATCGCCTGTCACCATTACCGAAGATACTGCGCTTGCAGAGATCGTCGATCTCATGGAACGGAACAACGTGAAGCGGCTACCGGTGGTTCGCGGCGACAAGGTCGTCGGCATCGTGTCGCGCGCCAACCTTCTGCAGACCGTCGCGGGCCTCGCCCGCGAGGTTCCGGATCCGACCGCCGACGACGATCACATCCGCGGCCACATTATTGATGCCATGGAGAAGCACGAGTGGTGCCCGTTCGGGCTGAACGTCATTGTGCGTGACGGCGTCGTTCACTTGAGCGGCGTCATTACCGAGGAGCGTGCGCGGCAGGCAGCGGTCGTTGCCGCGGAGAATGTCGATGGTGTCAAGAAAGTGCACGACCATCTCTGCTGGGTCGACACGATGTCAGGCGTCTATCTGAATTCACCCGAAGACGACGACCTCGCCAAGGCAAGTTGA
- a CDS encoding RidA family protein, translating into MSGTTPKGPQLAVLPTAAEDHTGPRAQVLQPSGWPMPKGYANGMAAEGRIVVTGGVIGWDAEERLADGFVAQVRQTLSNIADILAEAGARPEHLVRLTWYVVDMDEYLANLRELGKIYRTIFGAHYPAMALIQVVRLVEKAARVEIEATAVIPR; encoded by the coding sequence TTGTCCGGAACGACGCCGAAAGGCCCACAGCTTGCGGTGCTGCCCACTGCAGCCGAGGATCACACCGGCCCGAGGGCGCAGGTGCTCCAGCCGTCCGGCTGGCCGATGCCGAAAGGCTATGCCAATGGCATGGCCGCCGAGGGGCGCATCGTCGTCACTGGTGGTGTGATTGGCTGGGATGCCGAGGAACGTCTCGCGGATGGCTTCGTCGCGCAGGTGCGCCAGACCCTGAGCAACATCGCCGATATCCTTGCCGAGGCCGGTGCGCGGCCCGAGCACCTCGTTCGCCTGACTTGGTACGTCGTCGACATGGACGAGTACCTCGCAAACCTGAGGGAACTCGGCAAGATCTATCGCACGATCTTCGGCGCGCACTATCCCGCGATGGCGCTGATTCAGGTCGTCCGTCTCGTCGAGAAGGCGGCCCGCGTCGAGATCGAAGCCACCGCCGTCATTCCCCGCTGA
- a CDS encoding benzoate-CoA ligase family protein, with product MANAAKVQLSGSHDGNAATAHVDTFARAHLPPPELWPEFIFTRPELNYPSRLNCVSYFLDRWVEQGHGDASCVISPAVSYTYRELQALVNRIANVLVGKLGLVTGGRVLLRSANSPMMVATYLAVIKAGGICVATMPLLRAKELSYPIQKAEITLALCDGKLSEEMEKAKTAAPGLKHVVYWGNGGGESLEALIADANPEFTAVDTASDDVCLIAFTSGTTGDPKGTMHFHRDMLAVCDGYARNILRAGPKDRFVGSAPLAFTFGFGGVLFPMHIGASFVVLEKTTTDDILTAIERYKTTVCFTAPTAYRAMIGKLPGRDISSLRKCVSAGETLPKPTFDAWLKATGIKLMDGIGSTEMLHIFISATEDEIRPGATGKPVPGYEAKIVDDDGNDLPPGTMGKLAVRGPTGCRYLADERQRKYVQNGWNITGDTYLMDTDGYFWYQSRSDDMIVSAGYNIAGTDVEAALLTHAAVAECGVVGAPDEARGMIVKAYVIAAPGVRPDAQLAAELQEHVKREIAPYKYPRAIEFVTQLPKTETGKLKRFALRLLAQAAATSSGAATE from the coding sequence ATGGCCAACGCCGCCAAGGTTCAACTCTCGGGCTCGCATGACGGCAATGCCGCGACGGCCCATGTCGATACGTTTGCGCGGGCGCATCTGCCGCCGCCCGAGCTCTGGCCGGAGTTCATCTTCACACGGCCGGAGCTGAATTATCCGTCGCGTCTGAACTGCGTCAGCTACTTCCTCGATCGCTGGGTTGAACAGGGCCACGGTGACGCGTCTTGCGTCATCAGTCCTGCCGTCAGCTATACTTATCGTGAGCTGCAAGCACTGGTGAACCGCATCGCCAATGTGCTGGTCGGCAAGCTTGGTCTCGTCACCGGGGGGCGCGTGCTGTTGCGCTCTGCCAACAGCCCGATGATGGTTGCGACCTATCTCGCGGTGATCAAGGCCGGCGGCATTTGCGTGGCGACGATGCCTCTGTTGCGCGCCAAGGAGCTTTCCTATCCGATCCAGAAGGCGGAGATCACGCTCGCGCTCTGCGATGGAAAGCTCTCCGAGGAGATGGAGAAGGCGAAGACTGCGGCGCCCGGCCTCAAACACGTGGTTTATTGGGGCAATGGCGGGGGCGAATCGCTCGAGGCGCTGATTGCGGATGCGAATCCGGAGTTCACGGCGGTCGATACGGCTTCCGATGACGTCTGCTTGATCGCCTTCACCTCGGGTACCACCGGCGATCCGAAGGGCACCATGCACTTCCACCGGGACATGCTGGCAGTGTGCGACGGCTACGCGCGCAACATCTTGCGGGCCGGGCCGAAAGATCGCTTCGTCGGCTCGGCGCCGCTTGCCTTCACGTTCGGCTTCGGTGGCGTATTGTTTCCGATGCATATCGGCGCGTCGTTCGTTGTTCTCGAGAAGACGACGACCGACGACATCTTGACGGCAATCGAACGATACAAGACCACGGTCTGCTTCACTGCGCCGACCGCTTATCGTGCCATGATCGGCAAGCTTCCGGGCCGCGACATTTCTTCGCTGCGGAAATGCGTCTCAGCGGGCGAGACGCTGCCCAAGCCGACATTTGATGCCTGGCTGAAGGCCACCGGCATAAAGCTGATGGACGGTATTGGCTCGACCGAGATGCTGCACATCTTCATCAGCGCGACCGAGGACGAAATCCGTCCGGGCGCGACCGGCAAGCCCGTGCCCGGCTATGAGGCCAAGATCGTCGACGATGACGGCAATGATTTGCCGCCGGGCACGATGGGGAAGCTCGCGGTGCGGGGGCCGACCGGCTGTCGTTATCTCGCTGACGAGCGGCAGCGGAAATACGTCCAGAACGGCTGGAACATCACCGGTGACACCTATCTCATGGATACCGACGGTTACTTCTGGTATCAGTCGCGCTCCGACGACATGATCGTGTCGGCCGGCTACAACATCGCTGGCACGGACGTCGAAGCGGCGTTGCTGACTCATGCGGCGGTTGCCGAATGCGGCGTCGTCGGTGCGCCGGACGAGGCGCGCGGGATGATCGTGAAGGCCTACGTCATTGCCGCGCCCGGCGTGAGGCCCGATGCTCAGCTCGCGGCCGAGTTGCAGGAGCATGTCAAACGCGAGATCGCTCCGTACAAATATCCGCGTGCGATCGAGTTCGTGACGCAGCTGCCGAAGACCGAGACCGGCAAATTGAAGCGCTTTGCCTTGCGACTACTGGCGCAGGCGGCTGCAACGTCTTCCGGCGCTGCCACAGAATGA
- a CDS encoding MarR family winged helix-turn-helix transcriptional regulator — MLDSETKAVETPEDHAEELRLWLRLLTCTTLIEGEVRGRLRQRFDVTLPRFDLMAQLDKAPDGMTLSDVSKRMMVSNGNVTGLVERLVESGHLDRRTSETDRRVQVIRLTKLGRAEFRRMASEHETWIADLFADLTPKDVRELMRLLAKTKASAQKSAARRKP; from the coding sequence ATGCTCGATTCCGAGACCAAAGCCGTCGAAACGCCGGAGGACCATGCCGAAGAGCTTCGGTTGTGGCTGCGCCTTCTGACCTGCACGACCCTGATCGAGGGCGAGGTTCGCGGCCGGCTGCGGCAGCGTTTCGATGTCACGCTTCCCCGTTTCGATCTGATGGCGCAGCTCGACAAGGCGCCTGATGGCATGACGCTGTCGGACGTCTCCAAGCGCATGATGGTGTCCAACGGCAACGTCACCGGCCTCGTCGAGCGCCTGGTGGAATCCGGCCATCTCGACCGCCGCACTTCGGAGACGGACCGCCGTGTCCAGGTGATCCGCCTCACGAAACTCGGGCGTGCCGAGTTTCGCAGGATGGCCTCGGAACACGAGACCTGGATCGCCGATCTCTTCGCCGATTTGACGCCGAAGGACGTGCGCGAGTTGATGCGGCTCCTGGCCAAGACCAAGGCGTCGGCGCAGAAATCGGCCGCGCGACGCAAGCCTTAA
- a CDS encoding ABC transporter substrate-binding protein, translated as MKTQLTLAAAALLLGISLSPTLAEDKIKLGMIVTLSGPAAALGQQVRDGFALAVKDLGGKMGGRDVELVVVDDELKPDAAVTKVKGLLERDKVDFVVGPIFSNVLQAIHRPVTESKTFLISPNAGPSTFAGKDCNPFFYVTSYQNDQVHEILGKVAQDRGYKRMYLMVPNYQAGKDSVAGFRLDYKGEIVEESYMPLNTLDFQPELSKISSQKPDALFTFMPGGLGVNLVKQYKQAGLADSIPVLSAFTVDESTLPAQQDAAVGMFGGANWAPNLDNPQNKKFVAAYEAAYNSVPGTYAMQGYDAAMLIGSAVKGVKGDLSNKDAVGAALKKADFTSLRGAFKFNTNGYPIQDFYLTKVAKRSDGKFQTEIVQKVFENYGDRYAKDCKAAN; from the coding sequence ATGAAGACGCAATTGACCTTGGCCGCAGCCGCCTTGCTGCTCGGCATCTCGCTGAGCCCCACCCTCGCCGAGGACAAGATCAAGCTGGGCATGATCGTGACCCTGTCGGGACCTGCTGCTGCGCTGGGTCAACAGGTCCGCGACGGCTTCGCGCTCGCGGTGAAGGATCTCGGCGGCAAGATGGGGGGCCGCGATGTCGAGCTTGTCGTGGTCGATGACGAGCTCAAACCGGACGCAGCGGTTACCAAGGTCAAGGGCCTTCTTGAGCGCGACAAGGTGGACTTCGTGGTCGGCCCGATCTTCTCCAACGTCCTGCAGGCCATTCATCGGCCGGTCACGGAATCGAAGACCTTCCTGATAAGCCCCAACGCCGGCCCGTCGACCTTCGCCGGCAAGGACTGCAACCCGTTCTTCTATGTGACGTCGTACCAGAACGATCAGGTCCACGAGATCCTCGGCAAGGTCGCGCAGGACCGCGGTTACAAGCGGATGTATCTGATGGTGCCGAACTATCAGGCCGGCAAGGATTCGGTGGCCGGCTTCAGGCTCGACTACAAGGGCGAGATTGTCGAAGAATCCTACATGCCGCTGAACACGCTGGACTTCCAGCCGGAGCTGTCCAAGATCTCGTCGCAGAAGCCCGATGCGCTGTTCACGTTCATGCCGGGCGGTCTCGGCGTCAATCTCGTCAAGCAGTACAAGCAAGCCGGGCTCGCCGACAGCATTCCGGTGCTCTCCGCCTTCACGGTGGATGAATCGACGCTACCGGCGCAGCAGGATGCCGCCGTCGGCATGTTCGGCGGCGCGAACTGGGCGCCCAATCTCGACAACCCCCAGAACAAGAAGTTCGTCGCCGCCTATGAGGCCGCCTATAATAGCGTGCCCGGGACGTATGCCATGCAGGGGTACGACGCAGCGATGCTGATCGGCAGCGCGGTCAAAGGCGTGAAAGGTGATCTCTCGAACAAGGACGCCGTTGGGGCCGCGCTGAAGAAGGCCGACTTCACCTCGCTGCGTGGCGCATTCAAATTCAACACCAACGGCTATCCGATTCAGGATTTCTACCTTACGAAAGTCGCCAAGCGTTCGGACGGAAAGTTCCAGACCGAGATCGTCCAGAAGGTTTTTGAGAATTACGGCGACCGCTATGCCAAGGACTGCAAGGCGGCGAACTAA
- a CDS encoding cupin domain-containing protein, translating into MKSEITGITRANEGIQGISWNILGQTYVPKSNTENSFSWHATLPPGTFVPPHIHPDQDEYLYMLEGKLDFMLGNSEAQATPGDLIRLGMGVPHGIFNKSDQTAKVLFWVSPTRKLFDLFWGLHNMKEQKPEDVVAMAAEFNIHFLPPPPGAG; encoded by the coding sequence ATGAAGAGCGAAATCACCGGCATCACACGGGCCAACGAGGGAATCCAGGGCATTTCCTGGAACATCCTCGGCCAGACCTATGTGCCGAAGAGCAATACCGAGAACAGCTTCTCCTGGCACGCGACATTGCCACCGGGCACGTTCGTGCCGCCGCACATCCATCCCGACCAGGATGAGTATCTCTACATGCTGGAGGGTAAGCTCGACTTCATGCTCGGTAACTCCGAGGCGCAGGCAACGCCGGGAGACCTTATCCGGCTCGGCATGGGCGTGCCGCACGGCATCTTCAACAAGTCGGACCAGACCGCAAAGGTGCTGTTCTGGGTTTCACCGACCCGCAAGCTGTTCGATCTGTTCTGGGGCCTTCACAACATGAAGGAACAGAAACCAGAGGATGTGGTGGCGATGGCCGCCGAGTTCAACATCCACTTCCTGCCGCCGCCTCCGGGCGCCGGCTAG
- a CDS encoding flavin-dependent oxidoreductase, which translates to MKAIIVGGGIGGLSTALMLRARGIACEIFEQADTIRELGVGINTLPHAMRELASLGLLQKLDDVAIRTDQLYYLNRHGQEVWREARGVDAGHDVPQFSIHRGRLQGVIHRAVEERLGLEAIHTGCRLGAFTQDESGVTAYFFDRTGAHIHTARGDILIGADGIHSRVRDTLFPNEGPPCWNGLMLWRGARDWPVFLTGKSMIVAGGLNAKVVIYPIAEGSSPASRLTNWAVLVKVGEGNAPPPRKEDWSRPGRREELMPHVARFSVPYIDVKSLISATPEFYEYPTCDRDPLPYWSSGRVTLLGDAAHPMYPVGSNGASQAILDARCLADALVRAEHPRQALMEYEKKRLPMTADIVRSNRRGGPEGVIDAVEQLAPDGFDNVDNVLSYSQREAIVRGYATKAGFAAVPGLAAVRA; encoded by the coding sequence ATGAAGGCGATTATCGTCGGAGGCGGTATCGGTGGTCTCAGCACGGCGTTGATGCTGCGGGCCCGCGGCATTGCGTGCGAGATTTTCGAACAGGCCGACACCATCCGCGAGCTCGGCGTCGGCATCAACACGCTTCCGCACGCCATGCGTGAGCTTGCCAGCCTTGGCTTGCTGCAAAAACTCGACGACGTCGCGATCCGAACCGACCAGCTCTACTACCTCAATCGTCACGGCCAGGAGGTCTGGCGCGAAGCCCGTGGCGTCGACGCCGGTCACGACGTGCCGCAATTCTCAATCCACCGTGGCCGGCTTCAGGGCGTCATCCATCGCGCTGTCGAGGAGCGGCTTGGGCTAGAAGCAATCCACACCGGCTGCCGGCTTGGCGCCTTCACGCAGGACGAGAGCGGTGTCACCGCCTATTTCTTCGATCGCACTGGCGCACACATCCACACCGCGCGCGGCGATATCCTGATCGGCGCGGACGGCATCCATTCACGTGTCCGCGACACACTGTTCCCGAACGAAGGACCGCCGTGCTGGAACGGCCTGATGCTGTGGCGCGGCGCGCGCGACTGGCCGGTGTTCCTCACTGGCAAATCGATGATCGTGGCCGGTGGCCTCAATGCCAAGGTGGTGATCTATCCGATCGCGGAGGGATCGAGCCCTGCAAGCCGTCTCACCAATTGGGCGGTGCTGGTGAAAGTGGGCGAGGGCAATGCGCCGCCGCCGCGTAAGGAAGATTGGTCGCGGCCGGGCCGGCGCGAGGAGCTGATGCCCCACGTGGCGCGCTTCTCCGTGCCCTACATCGACGTCAAGAGCCTGATCTCGGCAACGCCGGAGTTTTATGAGTACCCGACCTGCGACCGCGATCCATTGCCCTATTGGTCGTCTGGGCGCGTCACGCTGCTGGGCGATGCCGCGCATCCCATGTATCCGGTCGGCTCGAACGGCGCCTCGCAAGCGATCCTCGATGCGCGCTGTCTCGCCGACGCATTGGTGCGTGCCGAGCATCCGCGTCAGGCGCTGATGGAATACGAGAAAAAGCGCCTGCCGATGACCGCGGACATCGTCCGCTCCAATCGCCGGGGAGGCCCCGAGGGGGTCATCGATGCCGTCGAGCAGCTTGCGCCCGACGGCTTCGACAATGTCGACAACGTCTTGAGCTATTCCCAACGTGAGGCCATCGTGCGCGGCTATGCCACCAAAGCCGGCTTCGCCGCAGTGCCGGGACTTGCAGCGGTGCGCGCTTGA
- a CDS encoding bifunctional salicylyl-CoA 5-hydroxylase/oxidoreductase has protein sequence MKVAIIGGGPAGLYAAILLKKQRPSADITVYERNRSDDTFGFGVVFSDATLDNFEKHDLPSYRRITQEFAYWDDIAVHFRGTIHRVGGNGFCGCSRQKLLLILQERARELGVTLRFEADIDDESRFADADLVLIADGVNSRFREKYVDHFQPEVDVRTNKFAWMGSTRPLDAFTFIFQETEWGPFIAHAYQYEAGHSTWIFETDPQTFERASLTGLNETQSAARMAEIFGWFLDGHKLLTNRSMWRNFPMIRSKRWVRGNMVLLGDAKASAHFSIGSGTKLAMEDAIALAEAMQKAPDFKAALEIYEHGRREEVEKTQHAADVSLVWFEHVDRFWDFDPVQFAFGVMTRSKAITYDNLKLRAPDFVAEVEKSFAKQVRDGGFDVDVKTPVVPLFQPFRLRQMEIANRAVVSPMCMYSAKEGVPTDFHLVHYGSRAIGGAGLIFTEMTCVSRDARITPGCTGLWNDEQEAVWRRIVAFIHGNSAAKICLQLGHAGRKGATKLMWDGIDRPLDEGGWEVFSASPLPYFPDSQVPRELDRAGMNTVRDSFVAAAERGERCGFDMLELHCAHGYLLASFISPLTNTRTDEYGGSLENRLRFPIEVFEALRAVWPSHKPMSVRISATDWADGGITGDDAVAIARAFAEAGVDLVDVSTGQTVRDAQPIYARMFQTPFSDQVRNEARVATMCVGNITTADQANTILAAGRADLVALGRPHLVDPFFTMKAAAWYGANDAFCPPQYLPGKDQIFRNSVRDRQDLEELRIKAKPKIRAELKAEATKPLAAE, from the coding sequence ATGAAGGTCGCGATCATCGGTGGTGGACCTGCGGGTCTCTACGCAGCGATCCTGCTCAAGAAGCAGCGGCCGAGCGCCGACATCACTGTATATGAGCGGAACCGCTCCGACGACACGTTCGGCTTCGGCGTGGTGTTCTCTGATGCGACGCTGGACAATTTCGAGAAGCACGATCTTCCGAGCTACCGCCGCATCACCCAGGAATTCGCGTATTGGGACGACATCGCCGTGCACTTTCGCGGCACGATCCATCGGGTCGGCGGCAACGGCTTTTGCGGCTGTTCGCGTCAGAAGCTGCTTCTAATCTTGCAGGAGCGGGCGCGCGAGCTTGGGGTTACGCTGCGGTTCGAAGCGGATATCGACGACGAATCCCGCTTCGCTGACGCCGATCTCGTCCTGATCGCTGATGGTGTCAACAGCCGTTTCCGTGAGAAATATGTCGATCACTTTCAGCCGGAGGTCGATGTCCGCACCAACAAGTTCGCGTGGATGGGGTCGACCAGACCGCTCGATGCCTTCACTTTCATCTTCCAGGAGACGGAGTGGGGGCCGTTCATCGCCCATGCCTACCAATACGAAGCCGGGCACTCGACTTGGATCTTCGAGACCGATCCGCAGACGTTCGAGCGGGCGAGCCTGACGGGGCTGAACGAAACCCAGTCCGCCGCGCGGATGGCCGAGATTTTCGGCTGGTTCCTCGACGGCCACAAGCTGCTGACCAACCGCTCGATGTGGCGCAATTTTCCGATGATCCGCAGCAAGCGCTGGGTCAGAGGCAACATGGTACTGCTGGGCGACGCCAAGGCGAGCGCGCATTTCTCGATCGGCTCGGGCACCAAGCTCGCGATGGAAGACGCGATCGCGTTGGCCGAGGCCATGCAGAAGGCGCCCGACTTCAAGGCTGCGCTGGAGATCTACGAGCACGGCCGTCGCGAGGAGGTCGAAAAGACGCAGCACGCCGCCGACGTCTCGCTGGTCTGGTTCGAGCACGTCGACCGCTTCTGGGATTTCGACCCCGTCCAGTTCGCCTTCGGCGTGATGACGCGCTCGAAGGCGATCACCTATGATAATCTAAAATTGCGCGCGCCGGATTTCGTCGCGGAGGTCGAGAAGTCGTTTGCGAAACAGGTTCGCGACGGCGGCTTCGACGTCGATGTCAAAACGCCGGTAGTGCCGCTGTTCCAGCCTTTCCGGCTGCGCCAGATGGAGATCGCCAACCGCGCTGTGGTGTCGCCGATGTGCATGTATTCGGCGAAGGAAGGCGTGCCGACCGATTTCCATCTGGTGCACTACGGATCTCGCGCCATCGGCGGCGCCGGCTTGATCTTCACCGAGATGACCTGTGTCAGCCGTGACGCCCGAATCACGCCGGGTTGCACGGGTCTCTGGAACGACGAGCAGGAGGCCGTCTGGCGGCGCATCGTCGCTTTCATCCACGGTAACTCGGCCGCAAAAATCTGCCTGCAACTGGGACACGCCGGCCGCAAGGGCGCGACCAAGCTGATGTGGGACGGTATCGACCGGCCGCTCGATGAGGGCGGCTGGGAAGTGTTCTCGGCATCGCCGCTGCCCTATTTCCCCGACAGCCAGGTGCCGCGCGAGCTCGATCGCGCCGGCATGAACACAGTGAGGGACTCTTTCGTCGCTGCGGCCGAGCGCGGCGAGCGCTGCGGCTTCGATATGCTCGAGCTGCACTGCGCTCACGGCTATCTGCTCGCGAGCTTCATCTCGCCGCTGACGAACACCCGCACGGACGAATATGGCGGCTCGCTCGAAAACCGGCTGCGCTTCCCGATCGAGGTCTTCGAGGCGCTGCGCGCGGTATGGCCATCGCACAAGCCGATGTCGGTCCGCATTTCTGCGACCGACTGGGCTGATGGCGGCATCACTGGTGACGATGCGGTGGCGATTGCGCGCGCCTTCGCCGAAGCCGGTGTCGATCTCGTCGACGTTTCGACCGGGCAGACCGTGCGCGATGCGCAGCCTATCTACGCGCGCATGTTCCAGACGCCGTTCTCCGATCAAGTCCGCAACGAGGCGCGTGTTGCCACCATGTGCGTCGGCAACATCACGACCGCGGACCAGGCTAACACCATCCTGGCCGCCGGCCGGGCTGACCTCGTCGCGCTCGGGCGGCCGCATCTGGTCGACCCGTTCTTCACCATGAAGGCGGCGGCCTGGTATGGGGCAAACGACGCGTTCTGTCCGCCGCAGTACCTGCCCGGAAAAGACCAGATTTTCCGCAACAGCGTGCGGGACAGACAGGATCTGGAGGAGCTCCGAATTAAGGCTAAGCCCAAGATCCGGGCCGAGCTCAAGGCGGAGGCGACAAAGCCGCTTGCGGCGGAGTGA